The Ferrovibrio sp. MS7 sequence GGCGCCGGTGTGGCGGCTGAAACGCTGATCAAGGCGGTGAAGGGTGCCGAGAAGGCGCTGATCGCGCGCGTCTCGGTGTTCGACGTGTTCGCCGGCAGCGGTATCGAGCCGGGCAAGAAATCGGTGGCGCTTTCGGTGCGGCTGGAGCCGCGCGAACGCACCCTCACCGATGCCGAGATCGAAGCCGTGGGCCAGAAGATTGTCGCCGCCGCTGCCAAGGCCTGCAACGCCGTGCTGCGGGGGTAACAGACGGTAAATCGTCATGCCCGCCGAGGCCCTTCGGGCCTGTGCGCCCACGAACGCCGTATGGCGTTCGCGCGCTTACAGTGACCCGGGCATCTTCCGCAACTGGCATGAGATGCCCGCATCAAGTGCGGGCATGACGATTAGATGGTACTGTTCCTACACACCAGGAAGATCGAGCGGCAGCCATCGGTGAAGTCGCGCCGTTCCGGCTGCCAGCCATGGGCGCAGAGATGCGCCTCCAGCGCCTCGACGCTGTAGCCCTTGTAGCCGATCTCCCATTTATGGGTATGCCAGTCATGCGGATCGGTTGCCGGGAAGGGCTTCAGGCCGCGCAGCTTGCGGAAGAAGCTGCGCCGCCGCGCGGTGTAGCGGTTCCAGTAGAATTGCAGGCCGATCTGGGTGCCTTCATAGGGCACGGAGAGCACCAGCCACGGAATCTTCGTCGCCGCGAGATTGTTCAGCACCGCGCCGGTATCGGCCCAGGGAATATGCTCCAGGGTTTCGCAGCAGAGCAGGACATCGGCATCGGCTGGCAGGTCGCCGGCGCCGACCTGGCGAATATCGGCGGTGATGTGGCGCTCAACCCCGATGCCGGCACCGCGCGCCTCGATATCCACGGTGGTGACGCGATAGCCGGCGGTGGCGAGTAGGGCGCTTACGACGCCGAGATGCGGCCCGATCTCGACCACATGGCGGACGGCCAAGTCGCGCATCAGATGCACCTGCAGCCACTGATGCGTGATGCGCTTCTCGGTGTAGTAGTTGTGCCAGCCCTCCGGGAGCTTGGCTTCCTCGCTCTGCTCGCCCAACGACTTTCCCCTAACCGGTAACGAAAAACGGCGGCCAGTTCCCTGGCCGCCGTCATTCAACACGTCTCTGGCGCCTGCCTCAATAGGGCTTCACGCCCGGGATCAGCTTGCGCACAAAATTCGGCAGGGCAAAGGCGCCCGTGGCGATATCCGGGTTGTAGTAGCGCAGGCCCTTGAGGCCGGCCTTCTTGAAGCGCGCCGCCACGGTCTTGGCCGGGGTCTTGGTGATGTCCTGGTCGGAGGCCCAG is a genomic window containing:
- a CDS encoding class I SAM-dependent methyltransferase, encoding MGEQSEEAKLPEGWHNYYTEKRITHQWLQVHLMRDLAVRHVVEIGPHLGVVSALLATAGYRVTTVDIEARGAGIGVERHITADIRQVGAGDLPADADVLLCCETLEHIPWADTGAVLNNLAATKIPWLVLSVPYEGTQIGLQFYWNRYTARRRSFFRKLRGLKPFPATDPHDWHTHKWEIGYKGYSVEALEAHLCAHGWQPERRDFTDGCRSIFLVCRNSTI